In Micromonospora sp. WMMA1363, a genomic segment contains:
- a CDS encoding transposase — protein MLTRFRDRHQADDLVVVADAGMLSAANLLALEDGFRFIVGSKTSKIPYELEAHVERHGNHLPDGATIETTRRMGTGTKARDRRVVYQYTFTRAQHDNRAINAMVERAEKVAAGERPLKKDRFVTFTDSTTSVNWDLVERARSLIGIKGYVTNIDPTVMDGAAVVAAYHDLYQVERSFRMTKSDLAARPVFHRLEDSIQAHLTVVFAALAISREAQARSGLSINKILKTLRPLRSATVTIGTQQVTAQPRITAETRTLLTTLGWSGH, from the coding sequence GTGCTGACCCGATTCCGCGACCGCCACCAGGCCGACGACCTGGTCGTGGTGGCCGACGCCGGGATGCTGTCCGCGGCCAACCTGCTGGCCTTGGAAGACGGATTCCGGTTCATCGTCGGCTCCAAGACCAGCAAAATCCCCTACGAACTTGAGGCCCACGTCGAGCGGCACGGCAACCACCTGCCCGACGGCGCGACGATCGAGACCACCCGGCGCATGGGCACCGGGACCAAGGCCCGCGACCGGCGGGTGGTCTACCAGTACACGTTCACACGAGCCCAGCACGACAACCGCGCGATCAACGCCATGGTCGAACGCGCCGAAAAGGTCGCCGCCGGCGAACGACCGCTGAAGAAGGACCGCTTCGTCACCTTCACCGACAGCACCACCAGCGTGAACTGGGACCTCGTCGAACGCGCCCGATCCCTGATCGGGATCAAGGGCTACGTCACCAACATCGACCCCACCGTGATGGACGGCGCGGCCGTCGTGGCCGCCTACCACGACCTCTACCAGGTCGAACGTTCCTTCCGGATGACCAAGTCCGACCTGGCCGCACGACCGGTCTTCCACCGCCTCGAAGACAGCATCCAGGCCCACCTGACCGTCGTGTTCGCCGCCCTGGCCATCTCCCGCGAAGCCCAAGCACGCTCCGGGCTGAGCATCAACAAGATCCTCAAGACCCTGCGGCCCCTCCGCTCAGCCACCGTCACCATCGGCACCCAGCAAGTGACCGCCCAGCCACGCATCACCGCCGAGACCCGAACCCTCCTGACCACCCTCGGCTGGAGTGGTCACTAA
- the ltrA gene encoding group II intron reverse transcriptase/maturase: MSPSKPAVERSGRSARIGENAFEAGELSLWEQMLTPQNLGRALKRVESNRGAPGVDGLATHELRGWLRQHWGQVRAALDAGTYQPQPVRRVVIPKPGGGSRNLGVPTVLDRLIQQAIAQVLTPIFDPHFSGASFGFRPGKSAHRAVRVARRAVADGLRWVVDVDLDRFFDRVQFDTLMARVARKVDDRKLLKLIRRYLEAGVMVDGVKLATEEGTPQGSPLSPILSNIMLDDLDRELWQRGHRFVRYADDIRVFVRSERAAQRVLGSVTKVIEERLKLKVNQDKSSVRPAPKATLLGFGFYCSKSEVRIRVDPKAVLRLKQRLRQLTRRNWRVPMGRRIEELNGFILGWMGYFRLVGTPSVFRRVDAWLHRRLRQVRWKEWKLPKRRVRALKSLGIPTGQAHQWGNSHRGHWRMARSTALSVALPGAYWDNLGLHRLFQLWQRFNQAA, encoded by the coding sequence GTGAGTCCGTCAAAGCCTGCGGTGGAGCGTAGCGGCCGGTCGGCGCGCATTGGGGAGAACGCCTTCGAGGCCGGGGAGCTGTCGTTGTGGGAGCAGATGCTCACGCCGCAGAATCTTGGCCGGGCGCTGAAGCGTGTGGAGTCCAATCGGGGTGCACCCGGTGTGGATGGCCTGGCCACGCACGAGCTTCGTGGGTGGCTACGTCAGCACTGGGGGCAGGTCCGGGCGGCTCTGGACGCGGGCACGTACCAGCCGCAGCCGGTACGCCGGGTGGTGATCCCCAAGCCCGGGGGCGGTTCGCGGAATCTGGGTGTGCCCACGGTGCTGGACCGGTTGATCCAGCAGGCGATCGCGCAGGTACTCACGCCGATCTTCGACCCGCATTTCAGCGGTGCCAGCTTCGGGTTTCGTCCCGGCAAGTCCGCCCACCGGGCGGTACGGGTCGCGCGGCGAGCGGTCGCTGACGGGCTGCGCTGGGTCGTCGATGTCGATCTGGACCGGTTCTTCGACCGGGTTCAGTTCGACACGCTGATGGCGCGGGTGGCTCGCAAGGTTGACGACCGTAAGCTGCTCAAGCTCATCCGCCGGTACCTGGAAGCCGGGGTGATGGTCGACGGGGTCAAACTGGCGACCGAGGAGGGAACGCCGCAAGGCTCCCCGCTCTCGCCGATCTTGTCGAACATCATGCTCGACGACTTGGACCGGGAGCTGTGGCAGCGCGGTCACCGGTTCGTCCGCTACGCCGACGATATTCGCGTGTTCGTGCGCAGCGAACGAGCCGCCCAAAGGGTGCTCGGCTCGGTCACGAAGGTGATCGAGGAGCGGCTCAAGCTCAAGGTGAACCAGGACAAGTCCTCGGTGCGCCCGGCTCCGAAGGCGACGCTACTCGGATTCGGGTTCTACTGTTCTAAATCTGAGGTCAGGATCCGGGTCGATCCCAAGGCGGTGCTGCGGCTCAAGCAGCGGCTGCGCCAACTGACCCGCCGAAACTGGCGGGTGCCGATGGGCAGGCGGATCGAGGAACTCAACGGGTTCATCCTCGGGTGGATGGGCTACTTCCGTCTGGTCGGCACACCCAGCGTGTTCCGTCGGGTGGATGCCTGGCTACACCGCCGGCTACGGCAGGTGCGCTGGAAGGAGTGGAAACTTCCGAAACGCAGAGTGCGGGCCCTCAAGTCGCTGGGGATCCCGACTGGCCAAGCCCACCAATGGGGCAACAGCCACCGGGGCCACTGGCGTATGGCGAGGTCGACCGCGCTCAGCGTCGCCCTGCCCGGTGCCTACTGGGACAACCTCGGCCTGCACCGGCTCTTCCAACTCTGGCAACGATTCAACCAAGCGGCTTAA
- a CDS encoding NUDIX domain-containing protein, with protein sequence MTGRRDYYHDPHAPTANSLVPGAAAIVTDQHGRVLLQRRTDSGNWALPGGAMDIGETLQQCAIREVKEETGLDIEITGLLGIYTDPAHVIAYADGEVRQEFTVTYLARAVGGAITVSDESTDVRFIDPAEFDHIPIHDTVRLRLHHHAEQRDTPYLG encoded by the coding sequence GTGACCGGCCGGCGCGACTACTACCACGACCCGCACGCCCCCACCGCGAACAGCCTCGTCCCCGGCGCCGCCGCCATCGTCACCGACCAGCACGGCCGCGTACTGCTGCAACGCCGCACCGACTCCGGCAACTGGGCCCTACCCGGCGGCGCCATGGACATCGGCGAAACCCTCCAACAATGCGCCATCCGCGAGGTCAAAGAAGAAACCGGCCTCGACATCGAGATCACCGGCCTACTCGGCATCTACACCGACCCCGCACACGTCATCGCGTACGCAGACGGTGAGGTGCGGCAGGAGTTCACCGTGACCTACCTCGCCCGCGCGGTCGGCGGCGCCATCACCGTCAGCGATGAATCCACTGACGTCCGCTTCATCGACCCCGCCGAGTTCGACCACATCCCCATCCACGACACCGTCCGCCTCCGCCTCCACCACCACGCCGAGCAACGCGACACCCCGTACCTCGGATAG
- a CDS encoding flavin reductase, giving the protein MGWVSVHQPVRPQWICAGCGAAWPCRTRKRQLVAEFTGARVSLMLHLSAYLVQACEDLPHTPSGVLHARFLAWPRSAALRDE; this is encoded by the coding sequence GTGGGGTGGGTGTCGGTGCATCAGCCGGTACGGCCGCAGTGGATCTGCGCGGGGTGCGGCGCAGCGTGGCCGTGTCGGACTCGTAAGCGGCAGCTCGTGGCGGAGTTCACCGGTGCACGGGTGTCGCTGATGCTGCACCTGTCGGCGTACCTGGTGCAGGCGTGCGAGGATCTGCCACACACGCCGTCGGGGGTGTTGCACGCGCGGTTCCTCGCCTGGCCACGCTCGGCGGCACTGCGCGACGAGTAG
- a CDS encoding site-specific integrase produces MAGRKRANGEGTVYQRADGRWEGAGYVQAADGSSRRVRVYGATRKEAADKLAVKLADSHRGLPATADPTLTVADYLTRWLTTVVVHQVRPTTYANYDTYVRQFLIPALGHRRLAALTVTEVRTFLDTIQSVCQCCARGWDTRRDPHHPRKDRRPRCCAVGACCQRHVKPATVRYIRAVLSAALAHAVREELLHRNVASPVRLPTPARSRYQPFTAREARKYLYAAAFHRHGPLFELALRTGMRRGEILGLQWSDIDLEAGHLSVRRTLARTKGGMTFQPPKTEASQRRILLPRDCITSLTLYRQRQAVDRRKAGDTWADLDLVFASTTGGPLDPANVHRQHETICYLAEVRYIRFHDLRHTCATLLLEQGVELVTIKELLGHARLHVTADIYAHIRPRLHRNAIEAMNRALHPDDTDPDDDTPPADN; encoded by the coding sequence ATGGCCGGTAGGAAACGCGCCAACGGTGAAGGCACCGTCTACCAGCGCGCCGACGGCCGGTGGGAAGGCGCCGGCTACGTCCAGGCCGCCGACGGCAGCAGCCGACGGGTCCGGGTCTACGGCGCCACCCGCAAGGAAGCCGCCGACAAGCTGGCCGTCAAACTCGCCGACTCCCACCGGGGTCTGCCCGCGACCGCCGACCCGACGCTCACCGTCGCCGACTACCTCACCCGCTGGCTCACCACCGTGGTGGTCCACCAGGTCCGGCCCACCACCTACGCCAACTACGACACCTACGTCCGCCAGTTCCTCATCCCCGCCCTCGGTCACCGCCGGCTCGCCGCGCTCACCGTCACCGAGGTCCGCACGTTCCTTGACACCATCCAATCCGTGTGCCAGTGCTGCGCCCGTGGTTGGGACACCCGCCGCGACCCGCACCACCCGCGCAAGGACCGACGGCCCCGCTGCTGCGCCGTCGGCGCCTGCTGCCAACGCCACGTGAAGCCGGCGACGGTCCGCTACATCCGCGCGGTCCTGTCCGCAGCCCTCGCCCACGCCGTACGGGAGGAACTCTTGCACCGCAACGTCGCCTCCCCGGTCCGACTCCCCACCCCCGCCCGCAGCCGATACCAACCGTTCACCGCCCGGGAGGCCCGCAAATATCTGTACGCCGCCGCGTTCCACCGCCACGGCCCACTGTTCGAACTCGCGCTACGCACCGGCATGCGACGCGGCGAAATCCTCGGCCTGCAATGGTCCGACATCGACCTCGAAGCCGGGCACCTGTCCGTACGCCGCACCCTCGCCCGCACCAAAGGCGGCATGACCTTCCAACCACCCAAGACCGAAGCCTCACAACGGCGGATCCTGCTACCCCGAGACTGCATCACCTCGCTGACCCTCTACCGCCAACGCCAGGCCGTCGACCGGCGGAAAGCCGGCGACACCTGGGCAGATCTCGACCTGGTGTTCGCCTCAACTACGGGAGGGCCGCTCGACCCCGCCAACGTGCACCGTCAACACGAGACGATTTGTTACCTCGCCGAGGTCCGCTACATCCGCTTCCACGATCTCCGACACACTTGCGCGACGTTGCTGCTGGAACAGGGCGTCGAACTCGTCACCATCAAGGAACTCCTCGGCCACGCCCGGCTGCACGTCACCGCCGACATCTACGCCCACATCCGACCCCGCCTGCACCGCAACGCCATCGAAGCCATGAACCGAGCCCTGCACCCCGACGACACCGACCCAGACGACGACACCCCACCCGCCGACAACTGA
- a CDS encoding helix-turn-helix domain-containing protein, producing the protein MTADLLTVAQVMDRLQVSKHTVYHLIRTRRLRSVRIGRCRRIPATALAAYLRELNGEVTGHGR; encoded by the coding sequence GTGACCGCTGACCTGCTCACCGTGGCCCAGGTCATGGACCGGCTCCAAGTGTCCAAGCACACCGTCTACCACCTCATCCGCACCCGACGACTCCGGTCGGTCCGCATCGGCCGGTGCCGCCGCATCCCCGCCACGGCCCTGGCCGCCTACCTGCGCGAGTTGAACGGGGAGGTGACCGGACATGGCCGGTAG